The following nucleotide sequence is from Leopardus geoffroyi isolate Oge1 chromosome D4, O.geoffroyi_Oge1_pat1.0, whole genome shotgun sequence.
TCAGACAAAGGCTTATATTGACAGCGAGGATCCCTGGAAAGCTATGGAGGAAAACGCTCCAGGGAGACGACTGGGGTTTTAGGGACTGGGCTGGGAGGAAGACTAACCTTTCACTGTATACCCTTTTGCACCAGTTGAATTTGTACCACATGCATGTAATtacatgtaattttatattttaaataacctgCATCTTTTGTAGATGATTTCCTCCTGGGAGCCCAATAAAATAACTATAGCTGGACCATTTAGTATCCCTCCTCTTGTCTTGTAAAACCAAAGTAGCAATTAGCAGCTAATTTTACACAGCAGCCCTAGTAAGCACTTAATGTTTTCCGTAAAATAACTTactggttccccccccccccccccactattaTACAAGCAATAAACACAGTAGAAACTTTGGGAAGTTaggtgagaagaaaataaaactctcttatatcctggggtgcctgggtggctcagtcggttgagtgtctgaccttgatttcggctcaggtcatgatcccagggtcatgagatcgagccccatgtcgggctctgcactgagcatggagcctgcttggggttctctctccccccactccctttgcccctcccctgctcattctctctaaaataaatctcttataTCCTAATTTGCTAAGATGATTATGACTCCTTTGCTGAATCTCCCTTCTTCCAGACTTTTCTATGTACATACTCATAAACGGAACCTCACTGTACATGCTCTTCCCTTAACAAGAAGTCATGAcaggggacgcctggatggctcagcctgttgagtgtctgactcgtgatttcggctcaggcggtgatcttgaggtcgtgagatagagtcccacattgtgctctgcgctgggcgcggagcctgcttgggattcgctctctgcccctcccctgcttgtgccttctctcaaaaaaagacaaaaaaaaagcagtcttGACAGACTTGTGACCCCTGCagggggagcagctgggggcGGTGGCATGTGTCTTCTTCACCCTAGGACCCTAACTTTCCCAGAGGGCTTCTCTTCCTGACCTCAAAGCCATACCCCGATAGGCCAACCCTTCCAAGAAAGagctggagagggaaagagacagtgaAGTTCTGAGCCCACGGCAGGGGGAGAAGATGTGAGAGAGGCGGATGGGATGGATTCAGAGGGAATGGGTGGAGGTGGTCTCCTGCCACCTATCCCAGGCCCCAGGGGAAGCTGCCAGAAGGCGACCACGGCTTGCCCGGCCCGGTCTCTGCAACTCAGCTTCGTTTGACAGGCATGGCCCTTTCCGTGCTGGTGGTCCTGTTCCTGGCTGTGTTGTACGAAAGCATCAAGGTTGGCAAAGCCAAGCTGCTCCACCAGGCTGTAGTGAGTGTGTCCGTCCTCTCCAGCCAGCAGCTCACCGAGGAGACAGACCAGGATTCTTCAGCCTCAGACTCGGCCCCGGTCAGCAGAGCCCGCCTCAGGTAACAGGCACAGTGTGCGGGGAACGGCAGAGTACTACTCACAGTCACCCTGAGAGAGAGGCTGGGCCCACCGGGCATTAGCCCCACTTCACAGAAAGCACATCGAGGCCCAAGGAACAAAACTTGCCGAAGTGCTTACCGTGAGTAAGTAGTGAGGACACCTGATGCCCAGGCCAGAGCTGTGAACAGCCACTTGGGAGGCTCAGACCTTCAGAACTCTGTGCAGACCTCTGCCTAGCAATACGGGTGTCCACCCGGCCCCCCTCCAAATCTCAGCAGTTTCTTAGGTCACTAAGGTTTCCAAACCCAGGATGGAATCTGCAGCCGTCCCTACACAAGTAGTAAGAATTGCTGTCGGCGGTGGATCCATCTGGGTCAgggagccccctcctccctcctccccctcctccccctcccagttTGATAAGGCAGTCTCGTAGGGTCCCAGTTCTGCCCTCTCTCCAGCTCCAGCCGTGCGTCAGGAGCCTGCCTGCTCCTTACACGGGCGTCTCTACTATACACACCCACCCTGCAAGGGAGGCGTTCTTATTcctgtttccctgatgaggaaatttcagttcagagaggttaagttatttgtgttaagtggcagagccaggagctgATCTGCcaccaaagcccatgttctttccCTTGTAGTATTGCCTCCCACAGTagattcagaaggaaaaaaaaaaatctgctttactGATTGATGAGTTTGTATTATCCTTTATCAGACATGACAGAATACATGTCTCATTTTCCCTTTTGCCTAGGatgccaggaagctcagagctaAATGTAGTAAAGAAGTGATTATCCAAGGCTCCTTGTACAAGGCCCTGTCCCGTCAGTGGTTTCTCATAGAGCTCTTTGAAAAGAAATCTCTTCTGGGTGAAGCATACAAATTACAAATAAGGTGGTCCTGTAACTCAGCTGCTCTTTCTACTTCCTGACACCAGCTCCTAGCTTCCAGCTCATTACCAACATTAACACGGCTCTCCTTTTCATCTAGGTGGTTTTTCTGTCACTTTGGCCAGTCTCTAATCCATGTCGTTCAGGTGGTCATAGGCTACTTCATGATGCTGGCTGTCATGTCCTACAACACCTGGATTTTCTTCGGCGTGATCCTTGGCTCTGCTGTAGGATACTACCTAGCCTACCCACTTCTCAGCATGGTTTAGCTGGTGAGGGCTCTGCGGGCACCGAGGGCTAGAGAGAGCTGGGGCCCCCTCTTCCAGACATTGaaattccagccccatgtctCCCGTTTCTTCTGATGGCGGTTCCTCTCCTCGCTCCCAGCTCTTGGAGACTTTCGGCTGAAGCCGGCACTTGCTGCCTGGAGTTCGGAGGCCACCGCAGGTACCTCTGTCTTCTGCCATCATGCACAGGGCCCGGGCACGGTCATTTTGTGCCTTAGTAAGGCTTCTGTGACCCGAGGGAGAGTGGAGAGACCAGAACCTGGGGACAGGGTTGCTGAGCCCATGACGACTTATTTCTGTGactcaaaaattaagaatttccaaAGATCTTCAAGACAGGGAGATGGGTTCTGGGTGACGAAGGTGATGGAAGCTGGATACCTTCTGCTCTTGTGATTTGTGCCTTATGTAGAGGAGCATCTTCCACTGGCCTTCCTGACCTCTTCTGTCTGAGGGATGGAGACCACACTGGCTCCTTTTTCTCACCTTTCTGCCTTTGGGACACATAAAGATTGTCCCCTCCTGTGGATCATGAGAACAAActaagatttttcattttccccattgaACCCCTGGTTGGCAATTTTGCACATTAATACAAGACAAAATTTTTAACGAAATGACTTCATGTTATTCATGATGGACAGCAACTTCTGCTGGgaactgtttctctttcttgtggGGAGAGTGAGTGACAGCAGATTAAAGGCAGAGGAGCTGGACTTATCCTCTGGATAGGGAGCTTCTCCCATCAGACAGCACTGCCTGCGGGAGGAAGACTGTCTAAGGGCTTGAGGTGTCTGGGGCACTTTCCATTGCTCCAATGCCTCCTTTGATCCGGATCCTTCTTTTACGCAGAACAGAGAACTGCACTGAATATTCAATACTTAACGTTCTCTATTTATTACTTCCTGTTCAGCCATAATCATCTGGTGGGGAAACATGATTTCATTCACTTGAAATACTGGGTAAGCCACGGGGGTTGCTGACCGAAGACACGATAAGCAATCAAACCAAAGCATTACATTTGTAGACTTAGATGGAACTCTCCAGATAGTTCAcgttacagaaaaaggaaataagagaccCAGGGAGGGAAAATCACTGCTGTATACTGTAATGTCTGCGTTCAAGTACCTCACGGGCTAGATGAAAGACGGTCTTAAGCTTTGggggttaaaaaagaaatatacattttaataaatatatatattttaaacaacgTGTGACCATTCTTGTGTTTCTCCTCACTGAGACAGCAAGCacacgccgccccccccccccgccccccacttatAACTCAGCAGGAACTGAGACTGAGTCTGTGCACCTGCTATGAAGACAACTCTGTGCTCAGGGAAGCCAGCCCTGAAACGCCACGCCCTCAGGCAGACACCCCACAACCTGAGCCGAGCCGACAGTCATTCTTATGCTCACACACCAAATACTGACTGGGGGCTGTGCCGTGAGAAAAACAACGCTTTGTCACACAGACTGCAAAGCACCTTCTCTCC
It contains:
- the SLC31A2 gene encoding probable low affinity copper uptake protein 2 is translated as MHFIFSNEVVLLFDFWSVHSPAGMALSVLVVLFLAVLYESIKVGKAKLLHQAVVSVSVLSSQQLTEETDQDSSASDSAPVSRARLRWFFCHFGQSLIHVVQVVIGYFMMLAVMSYNTWIFFGVILGSAVGYYLAYPLLSMV